A portion of the Cryptosporangium phraense genome contains these proteins:
- a CDS encoding 3-oxoacyl-ACP reductase, protein MRDRYQQLVTSSPGRFVARRVGLPQPPTLRRYHPGDPIAPGPVVVGGTGRLAKVIGPLLTTAGVTVHGPRSEPRPDSPRPHAMIFDATGVTRSEDLHALFEFFGPRVRSVAPNGRIIVLGTPPEDCAETREATAQRALEGFTRSTGKEIKRGVTTQLVYVAPGAEDGVESTLRFLLSGRSAYVSGQVIRVGTASVPPVDDWQRPLAGKIAVVTGAARGIGEAIVDVLARDGAHVVCIDVPSAGSSLAEVAGRANGSTLTLDVTAEDAPRTLAEHLPDGVDVFVHNAGVTRDRTLGRMDAARWDLVLDVNLSSEERINDVLLGANLLRPGGRIVATSSMAGIAGNPGQTNYATSKAGVIGMVQSLAPSLASRGGTINAVAPGFIETQMTAAIPLVIREAGRRMNSMTQGGRPVDVAETIAWFASPASAGLNGNVVRVCGQSLLGA, encoded by the coding sequence GACCCGATCGCGCCCGGCCCGGTGGTGGTGGGGGGCACCGGCCGCCTGGCCAAGGTGATCGGCCCGCTCCTGACCACCGCCGGCGTGACCGTCCACGGCCCGCGGTCCGAGCCTCGTCCGGACAGCCCGCGCCCGCACGCGATGATCTTCGACGCGACCGGCGTCACCCGCAGCGAGGACCTGCACGCGCTGTTCGAGTTCTTCGGCCCTCGGGTCCGCTCGGTCGCCCCCAACGGCCGGATCATCGTGCTCGGCACCCCGCCGGAGGACTGCGCCGAGACCCGCGAGGCCACCGCCCAGCGCGCGCTGGAGGGCTTCACCCGGTCGACCGGCAAGGAGATCAAGCGCGGCGTCACGACCCAGCTCGTCTACGTCGCTCCGGGGGCTGAGGACGGCGTCGAGTCCACGCTCCGGTTCCTCCTCTCCGGGCGGTCGGCCTACGTCTCCGGTCAGGTGATCCGCGTCGGTACGGCTTCCGTCCCTCCGGTGGACGACTGGCAGCGCCCGCTCGCCGGGAAGATCGCGGTCGTCACCGGCGCCGCGCGCGGGATCGGCGAGGCCATCGTCGACGTGCTCGCCCGCGACGGCGCCCACGTCGTCTGTATCGACGTTCCGTCGGCCGGCTCGTCGCTGGCCGAGGTCGCGGGCCGGGCGAACGGCTCCACCCTCACTCTGGACGTCACGGCCGAGGACGCTCCGCGGACGCTCGCCGAGCACCTCCCGGACGGTGTCGACGTGTTCGTGCACAACGCGGGCGTCACCCGGGACCGCACGCTCGGCCGGATGGACGCGGCCCGCTGGGACCTCGTCCTCGACGTCAACTTGAGCAGCGAGGAGCGCATCAACGACGTGCTCCTCGGAGCGAACCTGCTGCGGCCCGGCGGCCGCATCGTCGCGACGTCCTCGATGGCCGGGATCGCCGGGAACCCGGGGCAGACGAACTACGCGACCAGCAAGGCCGGGGTGATCGGCATGGTGCAGTCGCTGGCGCCGTCCCTGGCTTCGCGCGGCGGCACGATCAACGCGGTCGCGCCGGGGTTCATCGAGACGCAGATGACCGCGGCGATCCCGTTGGTGATCCGGGAGGCCGGGCGCCGGATGAACAGCATGACCCAGGGCGGCCGGCCGGTCGACGTCGCCGAGACGATCGCCTGGTTCGCGTCGCCCGCGTCGGCCGGCCTCAACGGCAACGTCGTCCGCGTCTGCGGCCAGTCTCTCCTG